A genome region from Streptomyces antimycoticus includes the following:
- a CDS encoding sigma-54-dependent Fis family transcriptional regulator encodes MTTIDNTPADSALSSLRRARDRFLSGRPPGDGLPEDLAEAWRRARFFGVPRDLVAPPRVRPPEDSPLLAAARPALDRVAPALSGEMGLVLADSRCRALWSGGGRYTGTSADVTGLDLSEKAVGHNSAALALRTGRRAEVHGPEHFLDLWQEVSAVSVPLYEPTAGRPAGTITVVAPLGEGRAAHLGTAIAEATAHAVETELLGRARPPERVLLDAYLRQRADGAAVVALDGSSRLVSPEAARLLSHETLARLERHATALFRDADAGPEGAHSGTPEEIAVPDGAGLTVRMTRVVHGGEVIGAVATVCPAAPRARAAERPGPDRLPGLVGTSPPWRVAVSRATELARAAEPLLLIGEAGVGKTALARALLGRRGTAAPRLVDAAEQVAGEVPSWCRALAEGDGGAPPLLLRHAERLGQSDVAALLSLLEERPAVPLVATHTPGAPTGPCLSRLLDILSARSVTLPPLRERVEDIPALLAGLARHPSPGRPPLTWSLDARRALEQHTWPGNVTELAHVVREVAARRRATGPVRREELPYGLRVPPATRRLSGIERAERTAILEALRRHGDNKARAAESLGIGRATLYRKLRAYGMDQA; translated from the coding sequence GTGACGACCATCGACAACACCCCCGCCGACTCGGCCCTTTCATCGCTGCGCCGGGCGCGCGACCGGTTCCTCAGCGGACGGCCACCGGGCGACGGGCTCCCCGAGGACCTCGCCGAAGCCTGGCGGCGGGCCCGGTTCTTCGGCGTACCGCGCGATCTGGTGGCCCCGCCCAGGGTCCGGCCGCCCGAGGACTCACCGCTGCTGGCCGCGGCGCGCCCCGCGCTGGACCGCGTGGCGCCCGCGCTGAGCGGCGAGATGGGGCTGGTGCTCGCCGACTCCCGCTGCCGCGCGCTGTGGTCGGGCGGCGGCCGTTACACCGGCACGTCCGCCGATGTGACCGGTCTCGATCTGTCGGAGAAGGCGGTCGGGCACAACAGCGCCGCGCTCGCGCTGCGCACGGGGCGCCGGGCCGAGGTCCACGGCCCGGAGCACTTCCTCGACCTGTGGCAGGAGGTATCGGCGGTCAGCGTGCCGCTGTACGAGCCGACGGCGGGCCGCCCGGCCGGCACCATCACGGTGGTCGCCCCGCTGGGCGAGGGCCGCGCCGCCCACCTGGGCACGGCGATCGCCGAGGCCACCGCGCACGCGGTCGAGACGGAACTGCTGGGCCGGGCGCGCCCGCCGGAGCGGGTGCTGCTCGACGCGTATCTGCGTCAGCGGGCCGACGGGGCGGCCGTGGTGGCGCTCGACGGCAGCAGCCGCCTCGTCAGCCCGGAGGCCGCGCGGCTGCTGTCGCACGAGACGCTGGCGCGGCTGGAACGGCACGCCACGGCCCTCTTCAGAGACGCGGACGCCGGGCCGGAGGGCGCGCACTCCGGGACGCCGGAGGAGATCGCCGTACCGGACGGCGCCGGGCTCACCGTAAGGATGACGCGCGTGGTGCACGGGGGCGAGGTCATCGGGGCCGTCGCCACGGTGTGCCCGGCGGCCCCGCGGGCGCGGGCGGCGGAGCGGCCGGGCCCTGACCGGCTCCCGGGGCTCGTGGGCACGTCCCCGCCCTGGCGGGTGGCCGTCTCCCGGGCGACGGAGCTGGCGCGGGCCGCGGAGCCGCTGCTGCTGATCGGCGAGGCGGGCGTGGGAAAGACCGCGCTGGCCCGCGCCCTGCTCGGCCGCCGGGGCACGGCCGCACCGCGTCTGGTGGACGCCGCCGAGCAGGTGGCCGGTGAGGTGCCGAGCTGGTGCCGCGCGCTCGCAGAGGGGGACGGCGGCGCCCCGCCGCTGCTCCTGCGCCACGCCGAGCGGCTGGGCCAGTCCGATGTGGCCGCGCTGCTCTCGCTGTTGGAGGAGCGGCCCGCGGTGCCCTTGGTGGCGACGCATACCCCGGGTGCGCCGACGGGTCCGTGTCTGAGCCGGCTGCTGGACATCCTCTCGGCCCGGTCGGTGACGCTGCCGCCGCTGCGCGAACGAGTCGAGGACATCCCGGCGCTGCTGGCGGGCCTGGCCCGGCACCCCTCCCCCGGACGTCCCCCGCTGACCTGGAGCCTGGACGCGCGCCGGGCGCTGGAGCAGCACACCTGGCCGGGCAATGTCACCGAACTCGCCCATGTCGTACGGGAGGTGGCCGCGCGCCGCCGTGCCACCGGACCGGTGCGGCGCGAGGAGCTGCCGTACGGACTGCGGGTGCCACCGGCCACCCGCCGGCTGAGTGGCATAGAACGGGCGGAGCGCACGGCGATCCTGGAGGCGCTGCGCCGCCACGGGGACAACAAGGCGCGGGCCGCGGAATCCCTGGGCATCGGCCGGGCCACGTTGTACCGGAAGTTGCGGGCGTACGGAATGGACCAGGCGTAG
- a CDS encoding FAD-dependent oxidoreductase — METVETDVLVVGSGPAGAATALALSTYGVPNVMVTRYGSLADTPRAHITNQRTMEVLRDLGVEDQVTAQATPQPLMGNTVFCTSLAGEELGRLRSWGNDPLVQAAHELASPSRMCDMPQHLMEPVLVNAAVSRGTALRFHTEYLSHEQSDDGVTALVEDRLRGDTYRVRARYLVGADGGRSRVVENAGLPTVGRMGVAGSLNIVFEADLTHLTAHRPSTLYWVLAPGATVGGIGAGLVRCVRPWTEWMVVWGYDLEAGPPDLTEEFARSVVHRLLGDDTIPVRITSTSAWTVNHLYAETYADRRVLCAGDAVHRHPPSNGLGSNTSIQDAYNLAWKLKLVLDGTAAPALLDTYSAERAPVGRQIVERANRSIGETAPVFEALGVLATSDTEQMWRNVDARKAATPEGAKQRQGLREAIAAKVYEFNAHGVEMNQRYVSDAIVPDGTPDPGFGRDPELYHQPSTRPGAKLPHAWVVRGRERLSTLDLGGHGRFTLFTGIGGDCWEEAAGAARKALGIELVTVSIGPGREYEDPYGDWARLREIGDCGALLTRPDNHIGFRHPEMSPHAGELLIGALRKILGHG, encoded by the coding sequence GTGGAGACCGTCGAGACCGACGTACTGGTCGTGGGCAGTGGCCCCGCCGGAGCCGCGACGGCGCTCGCCCTGAGCACCTACGGCGTGCCCAACGTCATGGTCACCCGGTACGGAAGCCTGGCGGACACACCCCGCGCGCACATCACCAACCAGCGCACCATGGAGGTGCTGCGCGACCTCGGCGTCGAGGACCAGGTCACCGCCCAGGCCACGCCGCAGCCGCTGATGGGGAACACCGTCTTCTGCACCAGCCTCGCGGGCGAGGAGCTGGGACGGCTGCGCTCCTGGGGCAACGACCCGCTCGTCCAGGCCGCGCATGAACTGGCCAGCCCCAGCCGGATGTGCGACATGCCCCAGCACCTGATGGAGCCGGTGCTGGTGAACGCCGCCGTCTCCCGGGGCACCGCGCTGCGCTTCCACACCGAGTACCTCTCCCACGAGCAGTCGGACGACGGCGTGACCGCGCTGGTCGAGGACCGGCTGCGCGGGGACACCTACCGCGTCCGGGCCCGCTATCTGGTCGGTGCGGACGGCGGACGCAGCCGGGTCGTGGAGAACGCCGGGCTGCCCACGGTCGGCCGGATGGGCGTCGCGGGCAGCCTCAACATCGTCTTCGAGGCGGATCTCACCCATCTGACCGCCCATCGCCCCTCCACGCTGTACTGGGTGCTGGCCCCCGGCGCCACGGTGGGCGGCATCGGCGCGGGCCTGGTGCGCTGTGTCCGCCCCTGGACCGAGTGGATGGTGGTGTGGGGCTACGACCTCGAGGCGGGCCCGCCGGACCTCACCGAGGAGTTCGCGCGGTCCGTGGTGCACCGGCTGCTCGGCGACGACACGATCCCCGTGCGCATCACCTCGACCTCCGCATGGACCGTCAACCATCTGTACGCCGAGACCTACGCCGACCGGCGGGTGCTGTGCGCCGGCGACGCCGTCCACCGCCACCCGCCGTCCAACGGGCTGGGCTCCAACACCTCCATCCAGGACGCGTACAACCTCGCCTGGAAGCTCAAGCTGGTCCTCGACGGCACCGCCGCCCCCGCCCTTCTGGACACCTACTCCGCCGAACGGGCGCCGGTGGGGCGGCAGATCGTCGAGCGGGCCAATCGGAGCATCGGTGAGACCGCGCCGGTTTTCGAGGCGCTGGGGGTGCTCGCCACCTCCGACACCGAGCAGATGTGGCGCAATGTCGACGCCCGTAAGGCCGCCACGCCCGAGGGCGCGAAGCAACGGCAGGGGCTGCGCGAGGCCATCGCGGCCAAGGTGTATGAGTTCAACGCGCACGGTGTGGAGATGAACCAGCGGTACGTGTCGGACGCCATCGTCCCCGACGGCACCCCCGACCCCGGTTTCGGCCGCGACCCCGAGCTGTACCACCAGCCCAGCACCCGCCCCGGCGCCAAGCTGCCGCACGCATGGGTCGTCAGGGGCCGTGAGCGGCTGTCCACCCTCGACCTCGGCGGCCACGGCCGGTTCACCCTCTTCACCGGCATCGGCGGGGACTGCTGGGAGGAGGCCGCCGGGGCGGCCCGTAAGGCGCTGGGCATCGAGCTCGTCACCGTCTCCATCGGTCCCGGCCGGGAGTACGAAGACCCGTACGGCGACTGGGCCCGGCTGCGCGAGATCGGCGACTGCGGGGCCCTGCTGACCCGCCCCGACAACCACATCGGCTTCCGCCACCCCGAAATGTCCCCGCACGCGGGGGAGTTGCTGATCGGGGCGCTACGGAAGATCCTTGGCCACGGCTGA
- a CDS encoding YceI family protein, with product MPLALLRRMRTKRPDRGSGLRIPLPVGAGAFSCEVLDPVGQALGGVEVTVTETRGAARTVAKATTDPHGLFLATLEPGQYTVLLTGSGLQPNRLTVDIAYGQSDPPRRVQMEPSQQLELPPPGTWLFDPPHTAIRFIARHVGMANVHGRFTRFRGGIHIAERMEDSRVEVVIDASSINTGNNTRDNHLRSADFLDVENFPEIHFASNRFTWRSGPKWTLQGPLTMHGVSRSVTLDTTYLGAVNGGYDQELRCAALATAELHREDYTLNWRNMLARGIAVVGPTVKLELDIQAMYRSHDTPTPPE from the coding sequence ATGCCCCTCGCACTGCTCCGGCGCATGCGCACCAAGCGTCCGGACCGCGGATCAGGACTCAGGATCCCCCTGCCCGTGGGTGCCGGAGCCTTCAGCTGCGAGGTCCTGGACCCCGTCGGCCAGGCTCTGGGCGGCGTGGAGGTCACCGTCACCGAGACGCGTGGCGCCGCCCGTACGGTGGCCAAGGCCACCACCGATCCCCACGGCCTGTTCCTCGCCACGCTCGAACCGGGGCAGTACACCGTGCTGCTCACCGGAAGCGGGCTGCAGCCCAACCGCCTCACCGTCGACATCGCCTACGGCCAGAGCGACCCGCCCCGCCGGGTGCAGATGGAACCCTCCCAGCAGCTGGAACTCCCCCCGCCGGGCACCTGGCTCTTCGACCCGCCGCACACCGCGATCCGCTTCATCGCCCGCCACGTCGGCATGGCCAATGTGCACGGCCGCTTCACCCGCTTCCGGGGCGGCATCCACATCGCCGAGCGGATGGAGGACTCGCGCGTCGAGGTCGTCATCGACGCCTCCAGCATCAACACCGGCAACAACACCCGCGACAACCACCTGCGCTCGGCGGACTTCCTCGACGTCGAGAACTTCCCGGAGATCCACTTCGCCAGCAACCGCTTCACCTGGCGCAGCGGACCCAAGTGGACCCTCCAGGGCCCCCTCACCATGCACGGCGTCAGCCGCTCGGTGACCCTGGACACCACCTACCTCGGCGCCGTGAACGGCGGCTACGACCAGGAACTGCGCTGCGCCGCCCTCGCCACGGCGGAACTGCACCGCGAGGACTACACCCTGAACTGGCGAAACATGCTCGCCCGCGGGATCGCCGTGGTCGGCCCCACGGTCAAGCTGGAGCTCGACATCCAGGCGATGTACCGCAGCCACGACACGCCGACGCCGCCCGAGTAG
- a CDS encoding glutathione peroxidase codes for MSLYDIPLHTLTGEPTSLGEHRGAALLVVNVASKCGLTPQYEGLERLQQRYAGRGFTVLGVPCNQFAGQEPGTSEEIQTFCSTTYGVSFPLLEKTDVNGEQRHPLYTELTRTPDAQGEAGDVQWNFEKFLISPDGEVVGRFRPRTEPEADDVVAAIEAQLPR; via the coding sequence ATGAGCCTGTACGACATTCCCCTGCACACCCTTACCGGCGAGCCGACCTCTCTCGGGGAGCATCGGGGCGCGGCGCTGCTGGTGGTCAATGTGGCGTCCAAGTGCGGTCTCACCCCGCAGTACGAGGGGCTCGAGCGGCTGCAGCAGCGTTATGCCGGGCGCGGGTTCACCGTGCTGGGGGTTCCGTGCAATCAGTTCGCCGGGCAGGAGCCGGGGACGAGCGAGGAGATCCAGACGTTCTGCTCGACGACCTATGGTGTGTCCTTCCCGCTGCTGGAGAAGACCGATGTCAACGGCGAGCAGCGGCACCCGCTCTACACCGAGCTGACGCGGACGCCGGACGCGCAGGGCGAGGCGGGGGATGTGCAGTGGAACTTCGAGAAGTTCCTGATCTCGCCGGACGGCGAGGTCGTGGGCCGGTTCCGGCCGCGCACCGAGCCGGAGGCGGACGACGTCGTCGCCGCGATCGAGGCGCAGCTGCCTCGCTGA
- a CDS encoding glycoside hydrolase family 9 protein, with product MPVSLLPRPRGARTATALLTGALLLIAAPSAPAGADSPTTHAAASAAPSAVQVNQLGYLPDGPKRATVVSASATALPWQLRDAAGRTAASGTTTVRGADAASGQSAHLVDFSSYQGRGAGYTLTVDGRTSHPFDIRANLYDGLRTDAMSFFYQQRSGIPIEASLAGTAYARPAGHLGVAPNRGDTAVPCVSGVCDYTRDVRGGWYDAGDQGKYVVNGGLAAWQLVNSFERAKRTGHAAALGDSTLRVPERGNGMPDVLDEGRWELEFLMRMQIPEGKPRAGMAFHKVHDAAWTGLPTRPEQDAEPRELHAPSTAATLNLAAAAAQCARVYAPYDAAFAARCLDSARRAWAAAQANPDVLAPGSDSTGGGAYDDSEVGDEFYWAAAELYATTGEARYRDAVTSSPYHTASDVFTPHGFSWQDTAPLGRLVLATVPNGLPATDLARVRASVVSAADAQLSTMAGQGYGVPLPADGYVWGSNGQVANNGTVMAVAYELTKQRRYRTGALETLDYLLGRNALGQSYVTGYGEHAAQNQHHRFWAHQYDASLPNPPAGSIAGGANAGLQDPVAQEKLPGCAPAACYIDDIGSYSTNEVAINWNAPLAWLVAFAAERG from the coding sequence ATGCCCGTGTCCCTGTTACCCCGTCCGCGCGGTGCGCGGACCGCCACCGCGCTGCTGACCGGCGCACTGCTGCTGATCGCCGCCCCGTCCGCACCCGCCGGAGCGGACTCCCCCACGACCCACGCCGCCGCCTCCGCCGCACCGTCCGCCGTCCAGGTCAATCAGCTCGGGTATCTGCCGGACGGCCCCAAACGCGCCACCGTCGTGAGCGCGAGCGCCACCGCCCTGCCCTGGCAGCTGCGCGACGCGGCGGGCCGCACCGCCGCCTCGGGCACCACCACCGTGCGGGGCGCGGATGCCGCCTCCGGGCAGTCCGCCCATCTGGTGGACTTCTCCTCGTACCAGGGGAGGGGCGCCGGCTACACCCTCACCGTGGACGGCCGGACCAGCCATCCCTTCGACATCCGCGCGAACCTCTACGACGGGCTGCGCACGGACGCGATGTCCTTCTTCTACCAGCAGCGCAGCGGTATCCCCATCGAGGCGTCACTGGCCGGTACGGCCTACGCACGCCCGGCGGGCCATCTGGGGGTCGCCCCCAACCGGGGCGACACCGCCGTGCCCTGTGTCAGCGGGGTGTGCGACTACACCCGGGATGTGCGCGGCGGCTGGTATGACGCCGGTGACCAGGGCAAATACGTGGTCAACGGCGGTCTCGCGGCCTGGCAGCTGGTCAATTCCTTCGAGCGCGCGAAGCGCACGGGGCACGCGGCGGCGCTCGGCGACTCCACCTTGCGCGTGCCCGAGCGCGGCAACGGGATGCCGGATGTACTCGACGAGGGGCGCTGGGAGCTGGAGTTCCTGATGCGCATGCAGATCCCGGAGGGCAAGCCACGGGCGGGGATGGCCTTCCACAAGGTCCATGACGCCGCCTGGACCGGGCTGCCCACCCGTCCGGAGCAGGACGCCGAGCCGCGCGAGCTGCACGCGCCGTCCACCGCCGCGACCCTCAATCTGGCCGCCGCGGCGGCGCAGTGCGCCCGGGTCTACGCACCGTACGACGCCGCCTTCGCCGCCCGCTGCCTGGACTCCGCGCGCCGCGCCTGGGCCGCCGCGCAGGCGAATCCCGATGTGCTCGCACCGGGCTCGGACTCCACCGGCGGCGGGGCGTACGACGACAGCGAGGTGGGCGACGAGTTCTACTGGGCGGCGGCGGAGCTGTACGCCACCACCGGGGAGGCGCGGTACCGCGACGCGGTCACCTCCTCGCCGTACCACACCGCGAGCGATGTGTTCACCCCGCACGGCTTCAGCTGGCAGGACACCGCGCCCCTCGGCCGGCTCGTCCTGGCCACCGTCCCCAACGGCCTGCCCGCCACCGACCTCGCCCGCGTCCGCGCCTCCGTGGTCTCGGCCGCAGACGCGCAGCTGAGCACGATGGCCGGCCAGGGGTATGGGGTGCCGCTGCCGGCGGACGGCTATGTATGGGGCTCCAACGGCCAGGTGGCCAACAACGGGACCGTCATGGCCGTCGCCTACGAGCTCACCAAGCAGCGGCGCTACCGCACCGGGGCGCTGGAGACGCTGGACTATCTGCTCGGCCGCAACGCGCTCGGCCAGTCCTACGTGACCGGCTACGGCGAGCACGCCGCGCAGAACCAGCACCACCGCTTCTGGGCGCATCAGTACGACGCCTCGCTGCCGAACCCGCCCGCCGGATCGATCGCGGGCGGCGCCAACGCGGGGCTGCAGGATCCGGTGGCGCAGGAGAAGCTCCCGGGCTGCGCGCCCGCGGCGTGCTACATCGACGACATCGGTTCGTACTCCACCAATGAGGTGGCGATCAACTGGAACGCGCCGCTGGCGTGGCTGGTCGCGTTTGCCGCGGAACGCGGCTGA
- the sigJ gene encoding RNA polymerase sigma factor SigJ produces MNENHLLAEGFEAHRGHLRAVAYRMLGSLSEAEDAVQEAWLRLSRSDTAAVENLGGWLTTVVGRVCLDMLRSRTARREEPLGVHLPDPVISGETGPGPEDQALLADSVGLALLVVLETLAPAERLAFVLHDLFAVPFDEIAPIVDRTPAAARQLASRARRRVRGAAPVPDADLARQREVVNAFLAAARDGDFEGLISVLDPDVVLRADYGAAPAPAPREVHGAAAVADQALTFSRLSGPGLLARPALVNGAVGVVSSREGRPFSVLAFTVTDGRIVAIDILADPERLSGLDLTVLD; encoded by the coding sequence ATGAACGAGAACCACCTTCTGGCGGAGGGCTTCGAGGCCCACCGCGGTCATCTGCGGGCGGTGGCCTACCGCATGCTCGGCTCGCTGAGCGAGGCGGAGGACGCCGTCCAGGAGGCATGGCTGAGGCTCAGCCGCTCCGACACCGCCGCGGTGGAGAACCTGGGCGGCTGGCTGACCACCGTCGTCGGCCGGGTCTGCCTGGACATGCTGCGCTCGCGCACCGCCCGGCGCGAGGAGCCGCTGGGGGTGCATCTCCCCGACCCGGTCATCAGCGGTGAGACCGGGCCCGGCCCCGAGGACCAGGCGCTGCTCGCCGACTCGGTCGGCCTCGCCCTGCTGGTCGTCCTGGAGACGCTGGCCCCCGCCGAACGGCTGGCCTTCGTACTGCACGATCTGTTCGCCGTGCCGTTCGACGAGATCGCCCCCATCGTCGACCGCACCCCGGCCGCCGCCCGCCAGCTCGCCAGCCGCGCCCGCCGCCGGGTGCGCGGAGCGGCCCCGGTCCCCGACGCGGACCTGGCCCGGCAGCGCGAGGTCGTGAACGCCTTCCTCGCCGCCGCGCGCGACGGCGACTTCGAGGGGCTGATCTCCGTACTCGACCCGGATGTCGTCCTGCGCGCCGACTACGGCGCCGCGCCCGCGCCCGCCCCGCGCGAGGTGCACGGCGCGGCCGCCGTGGCGGACCAGGCGCTCACCTTCTCCCGCCTCAGCGGCCCGGGGCTCCTCGCCCGTCCCGCGCTCGTCAACGGGGCGGTGGGCGTGGTCAGTTCCCGGGAGGGCCGGCCGTTCTCGGTGCTGGCCTTCACGGTCACGGACGGCAGGATCGTGGCGATCGACATCCTGGCCGACCCCGAGCGGCTGAGCGGACTCGATCTGACGGTCCTGGACTGA
- a CDS encoding dihydrofolate reductase family protein has protein sequence MRIVVINHVTLDGVTQGPGRADEDTRGGFALGGWAAERGGDEAVGRAWGRRLAASSGYLLGRRTYQEVLGHWNTQDSPFRDALNNAPKYVASNTLAEPLPWPNSTLLSGDIPAAVAELKQTPGDDLHIMGSGALIQSLSPLGLIDEYQLCVHPLVLGTGHRLFADGFGPVAFSLADATPTATGIIIATYRPLGDHA, from the coding sequence ATGAGGATCGTCGTCATCAACCACGTCACCCTGGACGGTGTCACACAAGGGCCCGGCCGGGCCGATGAGGACACTCGCGGCGGGTTCGCCCTCGGCGGTTGGGCCGCTGAGCGGGGTGGGGACGAGGCCGTCGGGAGGGCGTGGGGGCGGCGGCTGGCCGCGAGCAGCGGGTATCTCCTGGGGCGCCGCACCTACCAGGAGGTTCTGGGCCACTGGAACACCCAGGACAGCCCGTTCCGCGACGCCCTCAACAACGCCCCCAAGTACGTCGCCTCCAACACCCTGGCCGAGCCCCTGCCGTGGCCCAATTCCACACTGCTCAGCGGCGACATCCCCGCGGCCGTCGCCGAGCTCAAGCAGACCCCGGGCGACGACCTGCACATCATGGGCAGCGGCGCGTTGATCCAGTCACTTTCCCCGCTGGGCCTCATCGACGAATACCAGCTCTGCGTTCACCCGCTCGTCCTGGGCACCGGGCACCGCCTGTTCGCCGACGGCTTCGGGCCCGTCGCGTTCAGTCTCGCCGACGCCACCCCGACGGCCACCGGCATCATCATCGCCACCTATCGGCCCCTCGGAGACCACGCCTGA